Proteins from a genomic interval of Oncorhynchus nerka isolate Pitt River linkage group LG13, Oner_Uvic_2.0, whole genome shotgun sequence:
- the LOC135574675 gene encoding uncharacterized protein LOC135574675, which produces NDTLYGFYGLTRPRPKPHPQPCLLVALDDVSQGSPKPARHHTSWLRKPDPNYAYSTKHLLYQRSRNCVKTPGVPSSCSSPSPPARCDLAKAKGGTLGGGGCGGWAFPPRRLRGRTAVSELNITYVVERSLYGHLNWAQLVRPVTLSRAERRCLLEEDREADRKWAASVDRCTKRVLLRIQQKSVSSTVQQGGGGLGSASAWPGGPRHLQGCRVTLRLRYRHRVDDVSFFSALIQQEG; this is translated from the coding sequence AATGACACACTCTACGGTTTCTACGGCCTCACCCGGCCACGCCCCAAACCACACCCCCAGCCCTGCCTCCTTGTTGCCCTCGATGATGTCTCCCAGGGTAGCCCCAAACCCGCCCGTCACCACACCAGCTGGCTCAGGAAGCCTGACCCTAATTACGCCTACTCCACCAAACACCTGCTCTACCAGCGCTCCCGGAACTGCGTCAAAACACCTGGGGTgccctcctcctgttcctccccctcGCCCCCCGCCCgctgtgacctggccaaggctaaGGGTGGTACGCTGGGTGGAGGGGGGTGTGGGGGCTGGGCATTCCCCCCTCGCAGGCTCCGCGGCCGGACGGCGGTGAGCGAACTGAACATCACGTACGTGGTGGAGCGCAGCCTCTACGGCCACCTCAACTGGGCCCAGCTGGTCCGGCCCGTCACCCTCAGCCGTGCCGAGCGCCGCTGCCtgttggaggaggacagggaggcggACAGGAAGTGGGCGGCCAGCGTGGACCGCTGCACCAAGCGCGTGCTCTTACGCATCCAGCAGAAGTCTGTGAGTTCTACTGTACAGCAGGGCGGGGGCGGGCTAGGCAGCGCCTCCGCCTGGCCAGGCGGACCAAGGCACCTCCAAGGCTGCAGAGTAACCCTGAGGCTTAGATACAGACATAGGGTGGATGATGTTTCCTTCTTCTCTGCTTTAATCCAGCAAGAAGGGTAG